A genomic window from Daphnia carinata strain CSIRO-1 chromosome 9, CSIRO_AGI_Dcar_HiC_V3, whole genome shotgun sequence includes:
- the LOC130688939 gene encoding uncharacterized protein LOC130688939, whose translation MTKILLCSCLLVAVIAISKTSDAFFLNKGSSGRAMRSYGSGGGGGGGGGGGGAYRGSGGGGGGFRSYGGSSGGGAAGGYGSSAGGGFGGLSGGSGSGGYGGSSGGGGNGGSSGGGGFGGSSGGGGYRGPAGGGGNVGPSGGGYGGSSGGSAGAGYGGSSGGGGGGGYGGSSGGGGFGGSQGGSGYAAPSGGSGYGGSSGSGGFGGSAGAGYGGSSGGGASGGYGGSSAGGAFGGSSGGRYGSGYGGSSGGGGSGGYGGSSGGGGFGGSSGGSGNGGYGDASSGNGGGYGGSSGGGGGYGGSSGGGGGYGGSSGGGGFGGGSGGGAYRK comes from the exons ATGACGAAG aTACTGCTGTGCAGTTGCCTTCTGGTAGCGGTCATCGCCATCAGCAAGACATCAGATGCGTTCTTCCTCAATAAAGGATCGTCTG GCCGTGCTATGAGATCCTATGGTAGCGGTGGAGGCGGAGGTGGAGGCGGAGGGGGAGGCGGTGCTTACCGTGGAagtggcggaggaggaggtggaTTCAGAAGTTACGGCGGGTCATCTGGAGGCGGCGCAGCCGGCGGATACGGTTCTTCAGCAGGCGGTGGTTTTGGAGGCCTATCCGGCGGCAGTGGAAGTGGCGGATATGGAGGCTCTTCAGGAGGCGGCGGAAACGGAGGCTCATCAGGAGGCGGCGGATTCGGAGGATCATCCGGAGGTGGTGGATACAGAGGCCCTGCAGGAGGTGGCGGCAATGTCGGCCCTTCGGGCGGAGGCTATGGTGGCTCTTCAGGAGGCAGTGCAGGCGCTGGGTACGGAGGCTCATCAGGAGGCGGTGGAGGCGGTGGATACGGAGGCTCTTCCGGAGGTGGTGGATTTGGAGGCTCCCAAGGCGGCAGCGGATACGCAGCTCCGTCAGGAGGCAGTGGATATGGAGGTTCTTCGGGAAGTGGTGGATTTGGAGGCTCTGCAGGAGCAGGATACGGTGGCTCCTCCGGAGGCGGCGCAAGCGGTGGATACGGAGGTTCTTCAGCTGGCGGTGCATTTGGTGGCTCTTCAGGTGGGAGATATG GTAGTGGATACGGAGGTTCATCTGGAGGCGGTGGAAGTGGTGGATATGGTGGTTCTTCCGGAGGCGGTGGATTTGGAGGCTCTTCAGGAGGCAGTGGAAATGGTGGATACGGCGATGCTTCCTCTGGAAATGGCGGAGGATACGGAGGCTCCTCTGGAGGCGGTGGAGGATACGGTGGCTCATCTGGAGGCGGTGGAGGATACGGTGGCTCTTCCGGAGGCGGTGGATTCGGAGGCGGTTCCGGAGGTGGAGCTTACAGAAAATAG
- the LOC130688941 gene encoding transcription initiation factor TFIID subunit 12-like produces the protein MSQNTSGSSSTNYSNAQNSSSSSGVNNENQVLTRSRLQDLVREVDPNEQLDEEVEELLLQIADDFIESTVNASCQLAKHRQATALDVTDVQMHLERQWNMWIPGFGTDELRPYKRAPVTEAHKQRMALIRKQMKKF, from the exons ATGTCGCAGAACACTTCAGGTTCGTCATCAACAAACTATTCAAATGCACAGAATTCGAGTTCAAGCAGTGGAGTGAATAATGAAAACCAG GTTCTTACAAGGAGCAGACTTCAAGACTTGGTTAGAGAAGTAGACCCCAATGAACAGTTAGATGAAGAAGTTGAGGAGCTACTGTTGCAAATTGCTGATGATTTCATTGAGTCTACGGTGAATGCTTCTTGCCAACTTGCAAAACACAGACAAGCTACTGCATTAGACGTGACTGATGTTCAGATGCATTTAG AACGACAGTGGAATATGTGGATTCCTGGATTTGGAACAGATGAGCTACGACCATACAAGAGGGCACCAGTGACTGAAGCTCATAAACAACGAATGGCTCTGATAcggaaacaaatgaaaaaattttga
- the LOC130688936 gene encoding ankyrin-2-like isoform X1, whose protein sequence is MITKPYFWSCNQLIFSTSKKLKNQSVQQGLPLAAMGSALSSFFQSGSNLLPGNHRGMSEHSKQIVRTVFHALRANPRVTVQRLEGLLCQIPKGENILLAHNEEGYNLLQKCVGLNNVDMVRWILTRNIDINRGACSLPLHIACLKGYEDIVELLLKHGGRIDVEARMCWPGPHNQNCEERFKNSVPDESLADRSSDKLQSAIYYGIDGDQVEILELLTQQGDDHWLPWQQKRPLLHIACERGAWSCVKYLVAERPEEINQCYDEYYPLHQAALHDTRFVELLVACGAQTTVRTATQQMTVLHVLFLLGKKSAEDTLQTAKLLLDHGLRELINEADSLGNTPLHALIVRYALEEAKYGYGYGFSGGYGDHRQEEPQPWNKWDMLHIVRYLIHQGAGPSINQSGNSALACVLRHVRDWEFRYELLDMLLQHGGNPNVVGRDGSVPLMVCLVPLINKDPLHHFTHTMKVFYLNCVRLLCKHGAHTNCSSRSNLTPLHVLVFTASENIALNREEEKAQAFAFIRQLLVILLQHGLDPNVRFSQRTQHILLSLMDMVMNARSPADLDHVYALTLTLLQYRADPNVHIATTEPMICHSQSSVFLKKSSHQVLYYYVQVILRREELLLDPEQRYARIIILYYMAMEHRPLYACLKLLYTQAGLVPMRSALCRLIRQLYSHPRSLKQMCRVTIYNAVGRCSALSVNKLPLPGPLKEYLLSFDP, encoded by the exons ATGATTACCAAACCTTATTTCTGGTCATGTAACCAATTAATCTTCAgtacttcaaaaaaattaaaaaatcag TCAGTACAACAAGGACTTCCACTGGCAGCAATGGGTAGTGCCTTGAGCAGCTTTTTTCAGTCTGGCAGTAACCTGCTTCCAGGCAATCATCGTGGCATGTCAGAGcattcaaaacaaattgttCGCACTGTTTTTCATGCCCTTAGAGCCAATCCCAGAGTCACTGTTCAAAGACTGGAAGGATTGCTTTGTCAAATCCCCAAG GGTGAGAATATTTTGTTGGCCCACAACGAAGAAGGATACAATTTGCTACAAAAATGTGTAGGACTTAACAATGTAGATATGGTGAGGTGGATATTGACCAGAAACATAGATATTAATCGCGGAGCTTGCTCTTTACCTCTCCATATTGCTTGCCTCAAAGG ATATGAGGACATTGTGGAATTGCTTTTAAAACATGGAGGCCGCATCGATGTCGAAGCTCGAATGTGCTGGCCTGGACCTCATAATCAAAACTGTGaagaaagatttaaaaatt CTGTTCCAGATGAATCTTTGGCAGACCGATCTAGTGACAAACTGCAAAGTGCTATTTATTACGGTATTGATGGTGATCAG GTTGAAATTCTTGAGCTATTGACTCAACAAGGCGATGATCACTGGCTACCTTGGCAGCAAAAGCGACCTTTACTGCACATAGCTTGCGAACGTGGTGCTTGGAGTTGTGTTAAGTATTTAGTTGCAGAAAGACCGGAGGAAATTAATCAATGCTATGATGAATATTATCCTTTACATCAG GCTGCCTTGCACGATACGCGCTTCGTGGAGCTGTTAGTAGCCTGTGGGGCCCAAACAACTGTACGAACAGCTACTCAGCAAATGACGGTTCTACATGTTCTCTTCTTGCTGGGCAAGAAGTCGGCAGAAGATACCCTACAAACAGCAAAGCTATTACTTGACCATGGTCTGCGAGAGCTTATCAATGAAGCTGATTCTCTGGGCAATACTCCTCTTCATGCCCTGATCGTTCGTTACGCTTTGGAAGAGGCCAAATATGGGTATGGTTATGGATTCTCAGGAGGATATGGCGATCACCGTCAGGAAGAACCTCAGCCGTGGAACAAGTGGGATATGCTGCACATAGTGAGATACTTAATTCACcag GGAGCGGGACCGAGCATTAATCAGTCGGGAAACTCTGCCTTGGCCTGTGTTCTAAGACACGTCCGTGACTGGGAATTTAGATACGAACTACTTGATATGCTGCTACAACACGGTGGCAATCCAAATGTGGTTGGGCGTGATGGATCTGTTCCCTTGATGGTCTGTTTGGTTCCGCTGATCAATAAGGATCCACTTCATCATTTTACACATACTATGAAG GTTTTTTATCTAAATTGTGTTCGGCTTCTTTGTAAGCATGGCGCCCATACTAACTGTTCATCAAGGTCTAATTTAACGCCACTTCACGTCCTGGTTTTTACTGCCTCTGAAAATATAGCTTTGAAtcgcgaagaagaaaaagcacaG gcATTTGCGTTTATTCGCCAACTGCTAGTGATTCTACTTCAACATGGTCTCGACCCAAATGTACGATTCTCACAACGCACACAGCATATTCTTCTTTCGCTTATGGATATGGTGATGAATGCTCGTTCACCGGCTGATCTGGATCACGTTTATGCCCTCACACTGACGCTTCTTCAATACCGGGCCGATCCGAACGTACACATTGCTACCACGGAGCCTATGATTTGCCATTCGCAGTCGTCCGTTTTTCTCAAGAAATCATCCCACCAAGTTCTCTACTATTACGTTCAG GTAATTTTGCGTCGAGAAGAGCTGCTGCTAGATCCGGAACAGCGTTACGCTCGCATCATCATACTTTATTATATGGCGATGGAACATCGGCCGTTGTACGCTTGCCTGAAGCTTCTTTATACACAGGCCGGTCTAGTCCCCATGAGATCGGCTCTCTGCCGCCTCATCCGCCAGCTTTACTCTCATCCGCGAAGTCTGAAGCAAATGTGCCGCGTCACCATCTACAACGCCGTCGGACGGTGTTCCGCCCTCAGCGTCAACAAATTGCCCCTACCAGGACCCCTCAAAGAGTACCTTCTCAGTTTCGATccataa
- the LOC130688940 gene encoding E3 ubiquitin-protein ligase HERC2-like — MMSLRTVVLFLPVLFVGSIKSNDPEEPTRFKRIIVGNGSAVLPPRPLPIGNLSSALGEADCYLVNSRFYCISQFLASFTDSNRYCREENMKLLYLENEEEHEYLYDFMGSNYRASGKLLHKTDFASDEDYSAYVFDNISPGMLVKCISVCGSQIRPSVDEGRVLDYEDREYIGLAVKVQWKTGIVRWYPAQNLIMGAFRSQNNSNNRRPAEGVLTLEEDIFEPGDKVRIRLSADMSVDNLMAPQQTQRSEIGIISDLDFSGGIGLVHFPSNRAWRGPLASLEIVDKRKGLGTYWTSGRRNRQNNWLWTSNNERLSYTNWATEEQHSVHRGNCLQIKYHKHGKWYSASCADRNYFICKK; from the exons ATGATGTCCCTTCGAACGGTAGTTTTGTTCCTGCCCGTTTTATTTGTCGGTTCGATCAAGTCAAATGACCCAGAAGAGCCAACTA GATTTAAAAGAATCATCGTTGGCAATGGCTCTGCTGTGCTGCCTCCACGACCACTACCCATCGGGAATTTGTCCAGCGCTCTAGGAGAAGCAGATTGCTACCTTGTTAACAGCCGTTTCTATTGCATTAGCCAATTTCTG GCTAGTTTTACGGATTCCAACCGATACTGCCGTGAAGAAAACATGAAACTGCTTTATttagaaaacgaagaagagcATGAATACCTTTACGATTTTATGGGCAGCAACTACC GTGCGTCGGGCAAACTGTTACACAAAACAGACTTCGCCAGTGATGAAGACTATTCTGCTTACGTTTTCGATAACATAAGTCCGGGAATGTTGGTGAAATGCATATCTGTG TGTGGAAGCCAAATACGGCCTTCTGTAGACGAAGGTCGAGTGCTAGATTACGAGGACCGTGAGTATATAGGATTGGCCGTAAAAGTGCAATGGAAAACGGGCATAGTTAGGTGGTATCCGGCGCAGAATCTGATAATGGGTGCCTTTCGTAGTCAAAATAACAGTAACAATCGCCGGCCGGCTGAAGGGGTGTTGACCCTGGAAGAGGATATATTTGAGCCAGGCGATAAGGTACGTATTCGTCTATCTGCTGACATGTCAGTGGACAATTTAATGGCACCTCAGCAAACCCAACGAAGCGAGATCGGGATTATCTCAG ATTTGGATTTTTCTGGTGGAATTGGATTGGTCCACTTCCCGAGTAACAGAGCATGGCGAGGTCCTTTGGCTTCCTTGGAAATAGTCGATAAGCGGAAAG GACTAGGCACCTACTGGACATCAGGGAGAAGGAATAGGCAAAATAATTGGCTGTGGACAAGCAATAATGAACGTTTGAGTTACACCAATTGGGCTACCGAAGAACAACACTCGGTACATAGAGGAAACTGCCTCCAAATTAAATATCACAAACACGGAAAATGGTATTCTGCTAGCTGTGCTGACcgaaattattttatttgcaaGAAATGA
- the LOC130688936 gene encoding ankyrin-2-like isoform X2 — protein sequence MGSALSSFFQSGSNLLPGNHRGMSEHSKQIVRTVFHALRANPRVTVQRLEGLLCQIPKGENILLAHNEEGYNLLQKCVGLNNVDMVRWILTRNIDINRGACSLPLHIACLKGYEDIVELLLKHGGRIDVEARMCWPGPHNQNCEERFKNSVPDESLADRSSDKLQSAIYYGIDGDQVEILELLTQQGDDHWLPWQQKRPLLHIACERGAWSCVKYLVAERPEEINQCYDEYYPLHQAALHDTRFVELLVACGAQTTVRTATQQMTVLHVLFLLGKKSAEDTLQTAKLLLDHGLRELINEADSLGNTPLHALIVRYALEEAKYGYGYGFSGGYGDHRQEEPQPWNKWDMLHIVRYLIHQGAGPSINQSGNSALACVLRHVRDWEFRYELLDMLLQHGGNPNVVGRDGSVPLMVCLVPLINKDPLHHFTHTMKVFYLNCVRLLCKHGAHTNCSSRSNLTPLHVLVFTASENIALNREEEKAQAFAFIRQLLVILLQHGLDPNVRFSQRTQHILLSLMDMVMNARSPADLDHVYALTLTLLQYRADPNVHIATTEPMICHSQSSVFLKKSSHQVLYYYVQVILRREELLLDPEQRYARIIILYYMAMEHRPLYACLKLLYTQAGLVPMRSALCRLIRQLYSHPRSLKQMCRVTIYNAVGRCSALSVNKLPLPGPLKEYLLSFDP from the exons ATGGGTAGTGCCTTGAGCAGCTTTTTTCAGTCTGGCAGTAACCTGCTTCCAGGCAATCATCGTGGCATGTCAGAGcattcaaaacaaattgttCGCACTGTTTTTCATGCCCTTAGAGCCAATCCCAGAGTCACTGTTCAAAGACTGGAAGGATTGCTTTGTCAAATCCCCAAG GGTGAGAATATTTTGTTGGCCCACAACGAAGAAGGATACAATTTGCTACAAAAATGTGTAGGACTTAACAATGTAGATATGGTGAGGTGGATATTGACCAGAAACATAGATATTAATCGCGGAGCTTGCTCTTTACCTCTCCATATTGCTTGCCTCAAAGG ATATGAGGACATTGTGGAATTGCTTTTAAAACATGGAGGCCGCATCGATGTCGAAGCTCGAATGTGCTGGCCTGGACCTCATAATCAAAACTGTGaagaaagatttaaaaatt CTGTTCCAGATGAATCTTTGGCAGACCGATCTAGTGACAAACTGCAAAGTGCTATTTATTACGGTATTGATGGTGATCAG GTTGAAATTCTTGAGCTATTGACTCAACAAGGCGATGATCACTGGCTACCTTGGCAGCAAAAGCGACCTTTACTGCACATAGCTTGCGAACGTGGTGCTTGGAGTTGTGTTAAGTATTTAGTTGCAGAAAGACCGGAGGAAATTAATCAATGCTATGATGAATATTATCCTTTACATCAG GCTGCCTTGCACGATACGCGCTTCGTGGAGCTGTTAGTAGCCTGTGGGGCCCAAACAACTGTACGAACAGCTACTCAGCAAATGACGGTTCTACATGTTCTCTTCTTGCTGGGCAAGAAGTCGGCAGAAGATACCCTACAAACAGCAAAGCTATTACTTGACCATGGTCTGCGAGAGCTTATCAATGAAGCTGATTCTCTGGGCAATACTCCTCTTCATGCCCTGATCGTTCGTTACGCTTTGGAAGAGGCCAAATATGGGTATGGTTATGGATTCTCAGGAGGATATGGCGATCACCGTCAGGAAGAACCTCAGCCGTGGAACAAGTGGGATATGCTGCACATAGTGAGATACTTAATTCACcag GGAGCGGGACCGAGCATTAATCAGTCGGGAAACTCTGCCTTGGCCTGTGTTCTAAGACACGTCCGTGACTGGGAATTTAGATACGAACTACTTGATATGCTGCTACAACACGGTGGCAATCCAAATGTGGTTGGGCGTGATGGATCTGTTCCCTTGATGGTCTGTTTGGTTCCGCTGATCAATAAGGATCCACTTCATCATTTTACACATACTATGAAG GTTTTTTATCTAAATTGTGTTCGGCTTCTTTGTAAGCATGGCGCCCATACTAACTGTTCATCAAGGTCTAATTTAACGCCACTTCACGTCCTGGTTTTTACTGCCTCTGAAAATATAGCTTTGAAtcgcgaagaagaaaaagcacaG gcATTTGCGTTTATTCGCCAACTGCTAGTGATTCTACTTCAACATGGTCTCGACCCAAATGTACGATTCTCACAACGCACACAGCATATTCTTCTTTCGCTTATGGATATGGTGATGAATGCTCGTTCACCGGCTGATCTGGATCACGTTTATGCCCTCACACTGACGCTTCTTCAATACCGGGCCGATCCGAACGTACACATTGCTACCACGGAGCCTATGATTTGCCATTCGCAGTCGTCCGTTTTTCTCAAGAAATCATCCCACCAAGTTCTCTACTATTACGTTCAG GTAATTTTGCGTCGAGAAGAGCTGCTGCTAGATCCGGAACAGCGTTACGCTCGCATCATCATACTTTATTATATGGCGATGGAACATCGGCCGTTGTACGCTTGCCTGAAGCTTCTTTATACACAGGCCGGTCTAGTCCCCATGAGATCGGCTCTCTGCCGCCTCATCCGCCAGCTTTACTCTCATCCGCGAAGTCTGAAGCAAATGTGCCGCGTCACCATCTACAACGCCGTCGGACGGTGTTCCGCCCTCAGCGTCAACAAATTGCCCCTACCAGGACCCCTCAAAGAGTACCTTCTCAGTTTCGATccataa